Proteins encoded by one window of Candidatus Paceibacterota bacterium:
- a CDS encoding DUF2806 domain-containing protein codes for MGIKDITGLEKPLQKLIEVFAEGLGETANAVLKLDAKKIKRIGEAEAEVEKTKIIKKAEANVEVFEIFKRAEKRFALEQYNKQINLENVFVGAKENLEGKEVSDQPVDKDWAFRFMNIAQDISREDMQKILSKILAEEIKKPNTFSLRTLDFIKNLSKPDLFLFKKIALITSHDFIVHLTKGNANEGFFNISYSEIMQMIEIGFVQSSLSTILKLNDVPVDRIYPLVLKNGNYTFKFTEEQKGVTLPVLQLTLIGKEISSLIEIEDGDDKIITKYLQEIEEFWKTKKLELIN; via the coding sequence ATGGGCATCAAAGATATAACAGGACTAGAAAAACCACTTCAAAAACTTATTGAAGTTTTTGCGGAAGGACTTGGCGAAACAGCTAATGCAGTTTTAAAACTTGATGCAAAGAAAATTAAAAGAATCGGAGAAGCCGAAGCAGAAGTTGAGAAAACAAAAATAATAAAAAAGGCGGAAGCAAATGTGGAAGTCTTTGAAATTTTTAAGCGTGCTGAAAAACGATTTGCACTTGAACAATATAATAAACAAATAAACCTGGAGAATGTTTTTGTCGGGGCAAAAGAAAATTTGGAAGGAAAAGAAGTCTCTGATCAACCCGTAGACAAGGATTGGGCTTTCCGATTTATGAATATTGCTCAAGATATTAGCCGTGAGGATATGCAAAAAATACTTTCAAAGATTTTAGCGGAGGAAATAAAAAAACCAAACACATTTTCTTTGCGCACTTTAGATTTTATAAAAAACTTAAGTAAACCAGACTTATTTTTGTTTAAAAAAATTGCGTTAATTACTAGTCATGACTTTATAGTGCACCTTACTAAGGGTAACGCAAACGAAGGTTTCTTTAATATTTCTTATAGTGAAATTATGCAAATGATTGAAATTGGTTTTGTGCAATCAAGCCTCTCTACTATTTTAAAATTAAATGATGTTCCTGTTGATAGAATATATCCACTAGTTCTAAAAAATGGTAACTATACTTTTAAATTTACAGAAGAACAGAAAGGGGTGACATTACCAGTTTTACAACTAACCCTAATTGGTAAAGAGATATCTTCTCTAATAGAAATTGAAGATGG